The following are from one region of the Deltaproteobacteria bacterium genome:
- a CDS encoding phosphoketolase family protein has protein sequence MRPTAARPGHGGGSVTDEELGRMDAYWRAANYLSVGQIYLLDNPLLREPLRPEHVKPRLLGHWGTTPGLNFIYVHLNRVIRANDLDMIYVAGPGHGGPALVANCWLEGTYSEVYPDLPRNEEGMRKLFRQFSFPGGIPSHVAPETPGSIHEGGELGYALSHAFGAVFDNPDLIAACVVGDGEAETGPLAASWHSNKFLNPATDGAVLPILHLNGYKISNPAILARIPPEELAALFAGYGYAPRFVEGDEPGSMHRSMAAALDAAIAEIRSIQRVARAAGGSERPRWPMIVLRTPKGWTGPKEVDGKRTEGTWRSHQVPFGEIAGRPDRLRMLEEWMKGYRPEELFDGSGRLRPELAEMAPKGTRRMGANPHANGGVLLQDLAMPDYRDYAVEVPVPGGVTAEATRVMGRMLRDVMKRNAEARNFRVMGPDETASNRIDALFEATDRAWVAGTLPGDDHLSPDGRVMEILSEHTCQGWLEGYLLTGRHGLFSCYEAFIHIVDSMFNQHAKWLKTTGTEIPWRRPIASLNYLLTSHVWRQDHNGFSHQDPGFIDHVVNKKGNVIRVYLPPDANCLLYVTDKVLRSRNRINVIVAGKQPAPQWLDMDAAIRHCSAGIGIWRWAGNDEGAEPDVVMACAGDVPTLETLAAVDLVRRLLPGLRVRVVNVVDLMTLTPREEHPHGLPDKEFDALFTTDKPILFAYHGYPWLIHRLTYRRTNHRNLHVRGYKEEGTTTTPFDMVVRNDLDRFHLVNDVIDRVPGLESRAAYTRQALRDKLVEHREYITRHGEDMPEVRDWTWPYGGGDATRRPGRKGPPR, from the coding sequence CAGATCTACCTTCTGGACAACCCGCTGCTGCGGGAGCCGCTTCGGCCGGAGCACGTGAAGCCGCGCCTGCTCGGACACTGGGGAACCACCCCGGGGCTCAACTTCATCTACGTCCACCTGAACCGGGTGATCCGGGCGAACGACCTGGACATGATCTACGTCGCGGGTCCCGGGCACGGCGGACCGGCCCTGGTGGCGAACTGCTGGCTGGAGGGGACGTACAGCGAGGTGTACCCCGACCTCCCCCGGAACGAAGAGGGGATGAGGAAGCTGTTCCGGCAGTTCTCCTTCCCCGGGGGAATCCCCAGCCACGTAGCCCCGGAGACGCCGGGCTCCATCCACGAGGGCGGCGAGCTGGGGTACGCCCTCTCCCACGCGTTCGGGGCGGTCTTCGACAATCCCGACCTGATCGCGGCGTGCGTGGTCGGCGACGGGGAGGCGGAGACCGGGCCGCTCGCCGCGTCGTGGCACTCGAACAAATTCCTGAATCCGGCGACCGACGGGGCGGTCCTGCCGATCCTGCACCTGAACGGCTACAAGATCTCGAATCCCGCGATCCTCGCGAGGATCCCCCCGGAGGAGCTCGCCGCCCTGTTCGCCGGCTACGGGTACGCGCCGCGCTTCGTGGAGGGAGACGAGCCCGGGTCGATGCACCGTTCGATGGCGGCGGCCCTGGACGCGGCGATCGCGGAGATCCGTTCCATCCAGCGGGTGGCGCGCGCCGCGGGAGGATCGGAGCGTCCGCGGTGGCCGATGATCGTCCTCCGGACGCCGAAGGGGTGGACGGGCCCGAAGGAGGTGGACGGGAAGAGGACGGAGGGAACGTGGAGGTCCCACCAGGTCCCTTTCGGGGAGATTGCGGGCAGGCCGGACCGGCTTCGGATGCTGGAGGAGTGGATGAAGGGGTACCGGCCGGAGGAACTCTTCGACGGAAGCGGCCGCCTGCGGCCGGAGCTGGCGGAGATGGCGCCGAAGGGAACCCGGCGGATGGGGGCCAACCCGCACGCCAACGGGGGCGTCCTGCTCCAGGATCTCGCGATGCCCGATTACCGCGACTACGCGGTCGAAGTCCCGGTGCCGGGGGGTGTCACGGCGGAGGCGACCCGAGTCATGGGACGGATGCTCCGGGACGTGATGAAGCGGAACGCCGAGGCGAGGAACTTCCGGGTGATGGGGCCGGACGAGACCGCGTCGAACCGCATCGACGCGCTGTTCGAGGCGACGGACCGGGCCTGGGTGGCCGGGACGCTCCCCGGCGACGACCACCTCTCCCCGGACGGGCGGGTGATGGAGATCTTGAGCGAGCACACGTGCCAGGGATGGCTGGAGGGATACCTGCTGACCGGCCGCCACGGCCTCTTCTCCTGCTACGAGGCGTTCATCCACATCGTGGACTCGATGTTCAACCAGCACGCCAAGTGGCTGAAGACGACGGGCACGGAGATCCCCTGGCGGCGCCCGATCGCCTCGCTCAACTACCTCCTGACCTCGCACGTCTGGCGGCAGGACCACAACGGCTTCTCCCACCAGGATCCCGGGTTCATCGACCACGTGGTGAACAAGAAGGGGAACGTGATCCGGGTGTACCTCCCCCCCGACGCGAACTGCCTGTTGTACGTGACCGACAAGGTCCTTCGGAGCCGGAACCGGATCAACGTCATCGTGGCGGGGAAGCAGCCCGCCCCGCAGTGGCTCGACATGGACGCCGCCATCCGGCACTGCTCCGCCGGGATCGGCATCTGGAGATGGGCCGGCAACGACGAGGGGGCGGAGCCGGACGTGGTGATGGCGTGCGCGGGGGACGTGCCGACGCTCGAGACGCTCGCGGCCGTCGACCTGGTCCGCAGGCTCCTGCCCGGCCTCCGCGTCCGGGTGGTGAACGTCGTGGACCTGATGACCCTCACCCCCCGGGAGGAGCATCCCCACGGCCTGCCGGACAAGGAGTTCGACGCCCTCTTCACCACGGACAAGCCGATCCTCTTCGCCTACCACGGCTACCCGTGGCTGATCCACCGGCTGACGTACCGGCGGACGAACCACAGGAACCTCCACGTCCGGGGATACAAGGAGGAGGGAACCACCACCACGCCGTTCGACATGGTGGTGCGCAACGACCTGGACCGGTTCCACCTGGTGAACGACGTGATCGACCGGGTGCCCGGGCTGGAGTCCCGCGCGGCCTACACCCGGCAGGCGCTCCGGGACAAGCTGGTCGAGCACCGGGAGTACATCACCCGGCACGGGGAAGACATGCCCGAGGTGCGGGACTGGACGTGGCCGTACGGAGGCGGAGACGCTACCCGGCGCCCGGGACGGAAAGGACCCCCGCGATGA
- a CDS encoding alpha-D-glucose phosphate-specific phosphoglucomutase: MPANPNAGKPADASRLADIPRLVSAYYTGEPDPSDPGQRVAFGTSGHRGSSLSLSFNEGHILAVTQAICEHRKGEGITGPLFLGMDTHALSEPAFRSALEVLAGNGVAVMIDRDGGYTPTPAVSHAILSYNRGRSAGRADGIVITPSHNPPEDGGFKYNPPHGGPADTDVTRRVEERANRILADGLRDVRRDPYARALAAPTTARHGYVEAYVSDLGAVLDMEAIRGAGIRIGVDPLGGSSVGYWGAVAERYGLSLSVVNAAVDPTFRFMTLDWDGKIRMDCSSPHAMSGLIGMKDRFDVAFGNDTDADRHGIVTRGAGLLNPNQYLSVAIDYLFRRRSGWRADAGVGKTVVSSGMIDRVASRLGRRLVEVPVGFKWFVPGLLDGSLGFGGEESAGASFLRSDGGPWSTDKDGLLLGLLAAEMMAVAGRDPGELYRELAREFGEPAYERIDAPATKEQKSILSRMSPDRVKATALAGEPIEAMLTAAPGNGAAIGGLKVSTANGWFAARPSGTEDVYKLYAESFLGPDHLRRIQEEAGALIAGVLSVPGAG, encoded by the coding sequence GTGCCCGCGAACCCGAACGCCGGGAAACCGGCCGACGCGAGCCGCCTCGCCGACATCCCGCGCCTCGTTTCCGCCTACTACACGGGGGAGCCGGACCCGTCCGACCCCGGGCAGCGGGTGGCGTTCGGCACCTCCGGCCACCGGGGGTCGTCCCTCTCCCTCTCCTTCAACGAAGGGCACATCCTCGCCGTGACCCAGGCGATCTGCGAGCACCGGAAGGGGGAGGGGATCACGGGGCCGCTCTTCCTCGGGATGGACACGCACGCGCTGTCCGAACCGGCCTTCCGGAGCGCCCTCGAGGTGCTCGCCGGCAACGGCGTGGCCGTGATGATCGACCGGGACGGCGGGTACACCCCCACGCCCGCGGTCTCGCACGCGATCCTGTCGTACAACCGGGGCAGGAGCGCCGGCCGGGCCGACGGCATCGTGATCACGCCGTCCCACAACCCGCCCGAGGACGGCGGGTTCAAGTACAACCCGCCCCACGGCGGCCCGGCGGACACCGACGTCACCCGCCGGGTGGAGGAGCGGGCGAACCGGATCCTGGCCGACGGTTTGCGCGATGTCCGGCGGGATCCGTACGCGCGGGCGCTCGCGGCGCCGACCACCGCGCGGCACGGCTACGTCGAGGCGTACGTGTCGGACCTCGGCGCGGTCCTCGACATGGAGGCGATCCGCGGGGCGGGGATCCGGATCGGCGTCGATCCGCTGGGCGGTTCCTCGGTGGGGTACTGGGGGGCGGTCGCGGAGCGGTACGGCCTTTCCCTCTCCGTGGTGAACGCGGCGGTCGACCCGACGTTCCGGTTCATGACGCTGGACTGGGACGGGAAGATCCGGATGGACTGCTCGTCCCCGCACGCGATGTCGGGGCTGATCGGGATGAAGGACCGGTTCGACGTGGCGTTCGGCAACGACACCGACGCCGACCGGCACGGGATCGTGACGCGCGGGGCCGGGCTGTTGAACCCGAACCAGTACCTTTCGGTCGCGATCGACTACCTCTTCCGGCGGCGAAGCGGCTGGCGCGCGGACGCGGGGGTGGGGAAGACGGTCGTCTCCAGCGGGATGATCGACCGGGTGGCGTCCCGGCTCGGGCGGAGGCTGGTCGAGGTCCCCGTGGGTTTCAAATGGTTCGTCCCGGGGCTCCTGGACGGGTCGCTGGGCTTCGGCGGGGAGGAGAGCGCGGGCGCCTCGTTCCTGCGCTCGGACGGCGGTCCGTGGAGCACGGACAAGGACGGCCTGCTCCTGGGGCTCCTGGCGGCCGAGATGATGGCGGTCGCCGGCCGCGATCCGGGCGAGCTGTACCGGGAGTTGGCCCGGGAGTTCGGAGAGCCCGCGTACGAGCGGATCGACGCGCCGGCGACGAAGGAGCAGAAGTCGATCCTGTCGCGGATGTCCCCCGACCGGGTGAAGGCGACCGCGCTGGCCGGCGAGCCGATCGAGGCGATGCTCACGGCCGCGCCCGGGAACGGCGCCGCCATCGGGGGCTTGAAGGTTTCGACCGCGAACGGCTGGTTCGCCGCCCGCCCCTCGGGAACCGAGGACGTCTACAAGCTGTACGCGGAGAGCTTCCTCGGGCCCGACCACCTGAGGCGGATCCAGGAGGAGGCCGGGGCGCTCATCGCGGGGGTCCTTTCCGTCCCGGGCGCCGGGTAG
- the gnd gene encoding decarboxylating 6-phosphogluconate dehydrogenase: MRLGMVGLGRMGANMVRRLMRAGHECVAFDANPDAVRSIAGEGAVGASSLSDLTAKLPAPRAVWVMVPAGEATESTVTALAALLSPGDIVIDGGNSHYKDDVRRSRELSGRGILYCDVGTSGGIRGADRGYCLMVGGPAGAVERLSPVFQALSPGRGAAPSTPGRAAGDGTAEEGYLHCGPAGAGHFVKMVHNGIEYGLMQAYAEGFDILRSAGSAELPPDHRYDLPVAEIAEVWRRGSVVGSWLLDLAAEALREDPSLSGYTGVVRDSGEGRWTVEAAVERAVPADVLTCALYARFRSRRDHTFAEKVLSAMRRKFGGHVEPASGG, from the coding sequence ATGCGGCTCGGCATGGTTGGGCTGGGGCGGATGGGGGCCAACATGGTCCGCCGCCTGATGCGGGCGGGGCACGAGTGCGTGGCGTTCGACGCGAACCCGGATGCGGTCCGGTCGATCGCCGGAGAGGGCGCGGTCGGCGCGTCTTCGCTGTCCGACCTGACGGCGAAGCTTCCCGCCCCCCGGGCGGTCTGGGTGATGGTCCCGGCCGGCGAAGCCACGGAGTCGACGGTGACGGCTCTGGCGGCGCTCCTTTCCCCGGGCGACATCGTGATCGACGGGGGAAACTCCCACTACAAGGACGACGTCCGGCGCTCCCGGGAACTTTCCGGGAGGGGGATCCTCTACTGCGACGTGGGGACCAGCGGCGGGATCCGGGGTGCCGACCGCGGCTACTGCCTGATGGTCGGCGGCCCCGCGGGTGCGGTGGAGCGGCTTTCCCCCGTCTTCCAGGCGCTTTCGCCGGGGCGCGGCGCCGCGCCGTCGACTCCCGGCCGGGCCGCGGGAGACGGGACCGCCGAGGAGGGGTATCTGCACTGCGGCCCCGCCGGCGCGGGCCATTTCGTCAAGATGGTCCACAACGGGATCGAGTACGGGCTGATGCAGGCGTACGCGGAGGGGTTCGACATCCTCCGGAGTGCCGGCTCCGCGGAGCTCCCCCCGGACCACCGGTACGATCTTCCGGTCGCGGAGATCGCGGAGGTGTGGCGGCGCGGCAGCGTGGTGGGGTCGTGGCTCCTGGACCTGGCGGCGGAAGCGCTCCGGGAGGACCCGTCCCTCTCCGGCTACACCGGCGTCGTCCGGGATTCGGGCGAGGGACGGTGGACGGTCGAGGCGGCGGTCGAACGGGCGGTGCCCGCGGACGTGCTGACCTGCGCCCTCTACGCCCGGTTCCGGTCTCGCCGGGACCACACCTTCGCCGAGAAGGTGCTCTCGGCGATGCGGCGGAAGTTCGGCGGACACGTCGAGCCCGCGTCCGGGGGCTGA